In Prosthecochloris sp. GSB1, the following proteins share a genomic window:
- the meaB gene encoding methylmalonyl Co-A mutase-associated GTPase MeaB has translation MTRSGFSPGSLAEKVLAGDRSALGRAITLIESGKSEHQEQAHAVLDRCLERPRGDSFRIGITGSPGAGKSTLIEALGLEILKEPRNRLAVLAIDPSSTRSGGSILGDKARMERLASRQEAFIRPSPSSGHLGGTSPRTHEAILLCEAAGYNIVLVETVGVGQSEISVEAMVDYILLLMLPGSGDELQGIKRGIMEIADGIALTKTDEAPAKSVANSRSAFASALSLLPKKHPGWSPSVIPVSSVNGEGIAGIWKDMRRFRSVLGENGLFEENRKKQLDKLFRSQVDELLLKAFYANAELRSSLPAIAAAVRDERVSPFSGAKRLVESIIRSPR, from the coding sequence ATGACCCGGAGCGGCTTTTCACCGGGATCGCTTGCCGAAAAAGTGCTGGCGGGCGACAGGAGCGCGCTTGGCAGAGCCATAACGCTCATAGAATCCGGCAAGTCCGAACACCAGGAACAGGCGCACGCCGTTCTCGACCGCTGCCTCGAACGTCCCCGCGGCGACTCGTTCCGTATCGGCATAACCGGTTCGCCGGGGGCGGGCAAGAGCACCCTTATCGAAGCACTCGGTCTGGAAATCCTGAAAGAACCGCGAAACAGGCTCGCCGTGCTGGCAATCGACCCCAGCAGCACCCGCTCCGGGGGAAGCATCCTCGGCGACAAGGCGCGCATGGAAAGACTCGCCTCCAGGCAAGAGGCGTTCATCCGCCCGTCTCCTTCCTCGGGGCATCTCGGAGGCACCTCTCCGAGAACGCACGAAGCGATACTGCTCTGCGAGGCCGCCGGGTACAACATAGTGTTGGTGGAAACCGTCGGCGTGGGACAGTCGGAAATCTCCGTGGAGGCGATGGTGGACTACATCCTGCTCCTGATGCTGCCGGGCTCCGGCGACGAACTGCAAGGCATCAAACGGGGAATCATGGAAATCGCTGACGGTATCGCGTTGACGAAAACCGACGAAGCGCCAGCTAAAAGCGTAGCGAACTCACGCTCCGCTTTCGCTTCCGCGCTCTCTCTGCTACCAAAAAAACACCCCGGCTGGAGCCCCTCTGTCATACCGGTCTCCTCGGTAAACGGAGAGGGGATCGCCGGAATATGGAAAGACATGCGGCGTTTCAGGTCCGTGCTCGGAGAGAACGGACTTTTCGAGGAGAACAGAAAAAAACAGCTCGACAAACTTTTCCGCTCCCAGGTCGATGAACTTCTTTTAAAGGCGTTTTATGCAAACGCCGAACTCCGCTCATCGCTGCCGGCAATCGCGGCGGCGGTGAGGGACGAGCGGGTCAGCCCGTTCAGCGGCGCGAAGCGACTGGTCGAAAGCATCATCCGTTCTCCTCGATAA
- a CDS encoding universal stress protein: MIKIRKILCPLDFSDASHKAVRYAREFAKGMGAGLFLLNVVEPRPMAVDMSLSYVPLEEDLEKAAREDLEEVAMAERQQGVEVEADVVIGTPSEVILERAEELDVNLIILGSHGKTGLSRLLMGSVAESVVRKARCPVLIVKAEEKEFIEENG; the protein is encoded by the coding sequence ATGATAAAAATCCGTAAAATTCTCTGTCCACTCGATTTTTCTGACGCCTCGCATAAGGCTGTGCGCTATGCAAGGGAGTTCGCCAAGGGGATGGGGGCCGGTCTTTTTCTGCTCAATGTCGTCGAGCCCCGTCCGATGGCGGTAGACATGTCCCTTTCCTATGTGCCGCTGGAGGAAGACCTCGAAAAGGCGGCGAGGGAGGATCTCGAGGAAGTTGCAATGGCCGAAAGGCAACAGGGCGTCGAAGTGGAAGCGGACGTGGTGATCGGCACTCCCTCGGAAGTCATTCTCGAGCGGGCGGAGGAGCTCGACGTCAACCTTATCATTCTCGGTTCTCATGGAAAAACCGGGCTGAGCAGGCTTTTGATGGGCAGCGTAGCCGAGTCGGTCGTGCGCAAGGCCAGATGCCCTGTGCTTATCGTCAAGGCGGAGGAGAAGGAGTTTATCGAGGAGAACGGATGA
- a CDS encoding slipin family protein produces the protein MISLNLIPIIFLLVAFLASAVKVLREYERAVVFRLGRVIGAKGPGIIILVPVIDKMVRIDMRTVTLDVPPQDIITKDNVTVKVSAVVYFRVLDSIKAIVDVEDFHFATSQLAQTTLRSTCGQGELDHLLSERDEINEQIQSILDKDTEPWGVKVSKVEIKEIDLPLDMQRAMAKQAEAERERRSKVINAEGEYQAAKRLNEAASIIAENPGALQLRYLQTLQDIAAENNSTTIFPIPIDLFRPFMAKNDG, from the coding sequence ATGATCAGCCTGAACCTTATACCAATCATTTTTCTTCTTGTAGCCTTCCTGGCTTCCGCCGTCAAGGTCCTGCGCGAATACGAACGCGCCGTGGTGTTTCGTCTTGGCCGCGTGATCGGCGCCAAGGGACCGGGTATCATCATTCTGGTGCCGGTGATCGACAAGATGGTCCGCATAGACATGCGCACCGTGACGCTCGACGTGCCGCCTCAGGATATCATCACCAAGGACAACGTCACCGTCAAGGTCAGCGCGGTGGTCTATTTCAGGGTGCTCGACTCCATAAAGGCGATCGTGGACGTGGAGGATTTCCATTTCGCTACGTCACAGCTTGCCCAGACGACCCTGAGAAGCACCTGCGGACAGGGTGAACTCGATCACCTTCTCTCGGAGCGTGACGAGATCAACGAGCAGATACAGAGCATTCTCGACAAGGATACCGAGCCCTGGGGCGTAAAGGTAAGCAAGGTCGAAATCAAGGAAATCGATCTCCCGCTCGATATGCAGCGGGCGATGGCAAAACAGGCGGAAGCCGAGAGGGAGCGGCGTTCGAAAGTCATCAACGCCGAGGGCGAATATCAGGCAGCCAAGCGGCTGAACGAGGCGGCCTCAATCATAGCCGAGAATCCTGGCGCCCTGCAGCTTCGCTATCTGCAAACCCTCCAGGACATAGCCGCCGAAAATAATTCCACGACGATTTTCCCGATTCCGATAGATCTCTTCAGGCCGTTCATGGCAAAAAACGACGGATAA
- a CDS encoding NfeD family protein translates to MRIPYFFPTLLLLVFCLAGLSRSVAAEEKADSRLVLLVSLHGTVNPGSADFFERVIERAEKENAHALLVELDTPGGLVTSLRSMIRKVLASRVPVIVYVAPQGAQSASAGALLTLAAHVAAMSPGTEIGAAHPVGLGGGGDEGETISMKAENDLAAFARSIADERGRNAVWAERAVRESIASTANEALEENVIDLVAADRRDLFLQLDGRKVETVAGELTLELTGAVIEEVKPTFQERVLMQLADPNLAYIFIMAGLAGLYFELANPGAIFPGVLGAISLLIGLFALQTLPVNVVGLLMIVLAVVFLGLELFIASGGVLSLAGLAALFFGSLMLFNTAETGLGLSLVVFLPVFITVSSALLFIVWLVAKSAKLKSASGPEQLVGELCTVIHPVAAGKPGKVFVHGELWDAESGDELPEQSLALVVGIRGLVLQITKKEERAK, encoded by the coding sequence TTGCGTATTCCATATTTCTTCCCGACGCTTCTGCTGCTTGTCTTCTGCCTTGCAGGGTTATCCCGTTCGGTAGCCGCCGAAGAAAAAGCCGACAGCAGGCTCGTTTTACTGGTTTCCCTGCATGGGACGGTCAACCCGGGAAGCGCAGACTTTTTCGAACGCGTGATCGAGCGCGCCGAAAAAGAGAACGCTCATGCGCTGCTTGTCGAACTTGATACTCCCGGGGGGCTCGTCACCTCCCTCCGGAGCATGATACGCAAGGTGCTGGCTTCGCGTGTTCCGGTCATTGTCTATGTCGCTCCGCAGGGCGCGCAGTCGGCTTCGGCGGGAGCGCTTCTGACCTTGGCGGCACACGTGGCGGCCATGTCGCCCGGTACGGAGATCGGTGCGGCGCATCCTGTCGGTCTGGGCGGAGGCGGTGACGAAGGCGAAACCATAAGCATGAAAGCGGAAAACGATCTCGCGGCTTTCGCTCGCAGCATCGCCGATGAGCGAGGGAGGAACGCGGTGTGGGCGGAGCGCGCCGTCAGGGAAAGCATCGCGTCGACGGCTAACGAGGCTCTTGAGGAGAACGTCATCGATCTTGTGGCCGCGGACCGCAGGGATCTTTTTCTGCAACTTGACGGACGGAAAGTCGAAACAGTTGCGGGGGAGTTGACGCTCGAACTGACGGGCGCGGTGATCGAGGAGGTGAAGCCGACATTCCAGGAACGGGTGCTGATGCAGCTTGCCGATCCCAATCTCGCCTATATTTTCATCATGGCCGGTCTTGCGGGTCTCTATTTCGAGTTGGCTAATCCGGGCGCTATTTTTCCCGGCGTTCTCGGCGCGATCTCCCTGCTTATCGGGCTGTTCGCCCTGCAGACGCTGCCGGTCAACGTCGTCGGGTTGCTGATGATCGTGCTCGCGGTCGTTTTTCTGGGTCTCGAACTGTTCATCGCCAGCGGCGGAGTGCTTTCGCTCGCGGGACTGGCGGCGCTTTTCTTCGGTTCGCTCATGCTTTTCAATACCGCCGAAACCGGTCTGGGACTTTCCCTGGTGGTATTTCTTCCCGTATTCATAACCGTATCGTCAGCCCTGCTGTTCATCGTCTGGCTCGTTGCGAAGTCGGCGAAACTGAAATCGGCTTCGGGGCCGGAACAGCTCGTGGGAGAACTCTGTACGGTGATACATCCGGTGGCGGCGGGAAAACCGGGCAAGGTATTCGTTCACGGCGAACTCTGGGATGCAGAAAGCGGTGACGAACTTCCGGAACAGTCGCTTGCCCTGGTCGTCGGCATCAGGGGACTTGTCTTGCAGATAACAAAAAAAGAGGAGCGTGCGAAATGA
- a CDS encoding zinc metallopeptidase, producing the protein MFYFDPLYFLFALPPMLLGLWAQFRVKSAFRKYSQITLSNRISGAEAARMILDRSGLGGVAVEQTRGMLSDHYDPRSKKLRLSETVFALPSVASVGVAAHEAGHALQDKKGYFPLQVRSAMVPAVSIGSSLGPIIFIVGLFMAGSFGTTLAWTGILLFAATALFALVTLPVEFDASRRAKQILVSQGIVSRQEMQGVNAVLDAAALTYVAAAAQAIMQLLYFVTVMNRRS; encoded by the coding sequence ATGTTCTACTTCGATCCGCTATACTTTCTTTTCGCGCTGCCGCCCATGTTGCTCGGACTCTGGGCGCAGTTCAGGGTAAAATCCGCGTTCAGGAAATATTCTCAGATCACGCTCTCGAACCGTATCAGCGGCGCCGAGGCCGCCCGCATGATTCTCGACAGAAGCGGGCTGGGCGGCGTGGCCGTGGAACAGACGCGCGGCATGCTCTCCGACCATTACGATCCCCGCAGCAAAAAACTGCGGCTGAGCGAGACTGTCTTCGCTCTCCCGAGCGTAGCCTCCGTCGGCGTGGCCGCTCACGAAGCCGGCCACGCCCTGCAGGACAAGAAAGGTTACTTTCCGCTCCAGGTCCGCTCGGCGATGGTCCCCGCCGTTTCGATCGGCAGCAGTCTCGGCCCGATCATCTTCATTGTCGGCCTCTTCATGGCCGGATCGTTCGGTACGACACTCGCCTGGACAGGTATCCTGCTCTTCGCGGCCACCGCATTGTTCGCGCTGGTCACCCTGCCGGTCGAGTTCGACGCGAGCAGAAGAGCAAAACAGATCCTGGTTTCCCAGGGAATAGTCTCGCGCCAGGAAATGCAGGGCGTCAATGCCGTGCTTGACGCGGCAGCACTCACCTACGTCGCCGCCGCGGCCCAGGCGATCATGCAACTGCTCTACTTCGTCACCGTCATGAACCGGCGGAGCTGA
- a CDS encoding TonB-dependent receptor — MLAGLAMLLSGETSAAAEEPADSTAFAVIADELVVTGRKGDMLRQVTGTESRLLNPSQMSVYRVINMAPSLNQMSVDPYGLADIANYHESFRFRGVEATAGGVPSTTVNVEHLPVTGRPGGGASIFDLENFSNINIYTGGIPANRGFGLANVGGKIDMEILRPSETAGLTLKQGFGSSDYFSRTFMRLDTGESTEGVRSFVSFSHSDTDKWKGEGGSERNNFMAGVTGAASDCVKLEAFLTYSKTEMNTYRPLTYAQVDELDENPDLDYSTDSGDYWYYGYNRNSFEDWMLLGNLEIRLGEESLLNVRPYYWSDKGYYLETITQPNAQNRIRRWDIDHDLKGILASCATMLGDVDIEAGYHYHMQERPGPPTSWKIYRIEDNGPVFDKWGILSNMSSHEMHAPYVVAKYRHGSFDIEGGLKYVRYALPSIITYLTTGIGEIDHDEAIRSEPETDAFASASDKKSFARLFPNLVLRAFLLDGWSAHLSYGENYATHVDIYPYFIAQRAFFTNAGVSFQDLWEDRKMEISRNLELGMQFSGDNWKIVPTVYYASHRNKQANLYDPEIGAYYPQNDADAEAWGVELEAECEPFDRLSIYGSFSWNRFYFTQDVFTESGTLIDVDGQQVPDAPEFLVKALASYRIGEVTLSPVIRHTSKRYGDILHEEKIDGATLVDFDVTWRTRMLGAKQADLSLSFLNVFDTKYVSIISASDYKTLKTAYQPGMPLTLVASVSLHY; from the coding sequence ATGCTAGCCGGCCTGGCGATGCTTCTCTCCGGGGAAACATCCGCGGCGGCGGAAGAACCTGCTGATTCAACAGCTTTCGCGGTTATCGCCGACGAGCTTGTCGTGACGGGCAGAAAGGGGGATATGCTGCGGCAGGTGACCGGAACGGAATCGAGGCTGCTGAATCCCTCGCAGATGTCGGTGTATCGAGTGATCAACATGGCGCCTTCGCTCAACCAGATGAGCGTCGATCCCTACGGGCTTGCCGATATTGCAAACTATCACGAATCGTTCCGTTTCAGGGGGGTGGAAGCGACTGCGGGCGGCGTGCCTTCGACCACGGTCAATGTCGAACATCTGCCTGTGACCGGCCGACCGGGCGGGGGAGCCTCGATTTTCGATCTCGAGAATTTCAGCAACATCAACATCTACACCGGCGGGATTCCCGCAAACAGGGGTTTCGGACTAGCTAACGTCGGAGGCAAAATCGACATGGAGATTCTCCGGCCTTCCGAAACGGCCGGTTTGACCCTCAAGCAGGGGTTCGGCTCTTCGGACTATTTCAGTCGTACGTTCATGCGCCTCGATACCGGTGAGTCGACCGAAGGGGTCCGGTCGTTTGTATCGTTTTCCCACAGTGATACCGACAAGTGGAAGGGAGAGGGTGGATCGGAAAGGAACAACTTCATGGCCGGGGTGACAGGAGCGGCGAGCGATTGTGTGAAGCTCGAGGCTTTTCTGACATACAGCAAGACGGAGATGAACACCTATCGCCCGTTAACCTACGCGCAGGTAGATGAACTCGACGAGAACCCTGATCTCGATTACAGCACCGATTCCGGCGATTACTGGTACTACGGATACAACCGGAACAGTTTCGAGGACTGGATGCTGCTTGGCAACCTCGAAATCAGGCTCGGCGAAGAGTCGCTGCTGAACGTCAGGCCCTATTACTGGAGCGACAAGGGCTATTATCTCGAAACCATCACGCAGCCGAACGCTCAGAACAGGATCCGCCGCTGGGACATCGACCACGACCTGAAAGGCATCCTCGCGTCTTGTGCGACGATGCTCGGCGACGTCGATATCGAGGCAGGCTATCATTACCACATGCAGGAACGTCCCGGACCGCCAACCTCGTGGAAAATTTATCGGATAGAGGACAATGGCCCGGTGTTCGACAAATGGGGAATACTGTCGAACATGTCCTCGCACGAAATGCATGCACCCTATGTGGTTGCGAAGTATCGCCACGGCAGCTTCGATATCGAGGGAGGATTGAAATATGTTCGTTACGCGCTTCCTTCGATCATTACCTACCTGACGACAGGGATCGGGGAGATCGACCATGACGAGGCGATCCGGAGTGAGCCGGAGACAGATGCCTTCGCCAGCGCATCGGACAAGAAGTCTTTTGCACGGCTGTTTCCCAACCTGGTCCTCCGGGCGTTTCTTCTCGACGGCTGGAGCGCCCATCTCTCGTATGGAGAAAACTATGCGACGCATGTCGATATCTATCCCTACTTTATTGCCCAGCGGGCTTTTTTTACGAATGCAGGGGTCAGTTTCCAGGATCTGTGGGAGGATCGTAAAATGGAGATTTCGCGAAATCTGGAGCTCGGGATGCAGTTCTCGGGTGACAACTGGAAAATTGTGCCGACAGTTTACTACGCCAGCCACCGGAACAAGCAGGCGAACCTCTACGATCCTGAAATCGGCGCCTATTATCCGCAGAATGACGCCGATGCCGAAGCGTGGGGTGTTGAACTCGAAGCGGAATGCGAGCCGTTCGACCGGCTAAGCATCTACGGTTCGTTTTCCTGGAATCGCTTTTATTTCACTCAGGACGTCTTTACCGAATCGGGGACGCTGATCGACGTGGATGGCCAGCAGGTACCGGATGCTCCCGAGTTCCTCGTCAAGGCGCTTGCAAGCTACCGGATCGGCGAAGTGACGCTCTCTCCCGTGATTCGCCATACCTCCAAGCGTTACGGGGATATTCTGCACGAGGAGAAGATCGATGGAGCCACGCTTGTCGATTTCGATGTCACCTGGCGCACCCGCATGCTCGGAGCGAAACAGGCTGACCTTTCACTGTCGTTCCTGAACGTGTTCGATACGAAATACGTGAGCATCATCAGCGCATCGGACTACAAGACGCTGAAAACAGCCTATCAGCCGGGGATGCCGCTTACACTCGTGGCTTCCGTATCGCTGCATTACTGA